A region of the Deltaproteobacteria bacterium genome:
ATAAGCGAGCGTTTTTGGTAATAAGTTGCCTCTGATTCATTTTGCGCCAAAAATTTACTCTTATCATTTTGCAATACCAACCTCAATGCCTCGATTAATGCATTTTCTGAAAGCGCCGCAAGTTTAAATCTTAAAGCGCCGTCCGTATCAGCAGGCTCTATCTGCAGTCTTGACTGAGTAATAAAACAGCCGTTATCTATTCTTTCATCCTCAATAAAATGGATGGTAACACCCGTCTCTTTTTCGCCGTTCATCAATGCCCATACAGTTGGTGTTGCCCCTCTATATTTTGGCAGAAGCGAGGGATGGATATTTATCACACCAAGTTTTGGTATGGATATAATAGATTTTGGAATAATCTGATTAAAACTGCTGACAATAATAATATCAGGGGAAAGTTTTTTAATAATGTCATAGGTTTTTTCATCTTTAAAATTCAGCCCTTCATAGAGGGCTATCCCGCTTCTTAACACAACATCCTGCATTTTTTCGCATTCATAGTATGGAAAAGGACCTGCCTCCTTTTCAGGTGTAAATACTGCAATAATTCTAATAGATGGATGTTTAAGCAAAACCTTTAATGCATTATTTCCTAATCCTGTCATTGCAAACAATAAAACCTTATACTTATTTATTTCCATATTACTTTTCAGGTAAACGTGCGACAAGCAATATATACCAAGCATAATCTTGCATCTCTTCGCCAAGTTGTTCGAGTCCTTTCATGATTTTAAGCACATCGTATTTTTGACCCAAATACAGCATTTGTTCTGTTGAGAGAATTTTTAGAAAGATACCTTTAACTTTAACAACTTCATAGCCAGATTCTATGAAGATAGCGCGCCATTTAAAACGATCGTAAAGATGGACATTAAAGAC
Encoded here:
- a CDS encoding methionyl-tRNA formyltransferase, producing the protein MEINKYKVLLFAMTGLGNNALKVLLKHPSIRIIAVFTPEKEAGPFPYYECEKMQDVVLRSGIALYEGLNFKDEKTYDIIKKLSPDIIIVSSFNQIIPKSIISIPKLGVINIHPSLLPKYRGATPTVWALMNGEKETGVTIHFIEDERIDNGCFITQSRLQIEPADTDGALRFKLAALSENALIEALRLVLQNDKSKFLAQNESEATYYQKRSLMDAEIDINKPFNDIINKIRAMTPYPGAVVKCGDKKYTVKFAELLKGRGMRAYGANKGYLVIKTMEGITKFHIV